The Halosimplex litoreum genome has a window encoding:
- a CDS encoding amino acid permease, whose translation MKSLERDLGLPTVLAISIGAMIGSGIFILPALALETAGPSVVLAYLLAGVLVLPAALSKSEMATAMPEAGGTYIYIERGMGPLLGTIAGVGTWFSLAFKGGLALVGGVPYLLIAFDLPVKPVALALAALLILVNLFGAKQTGRLQVVIVTIMLAALSWFVLGSAPSVQQANFEPFLTDGAGGLLAATGLVFVSYAGVTKVASIAEEVENPDRNIPLGILGSLGFTTLLYVLIVAIMVGVTDAGVVADSNVPVADAARVTVGTLGVGAVVVAAVLALVSTANAGILSSSRYPFAMARDGLVPESLAAVSERFGTPATSITLTGAVLLALIAFVPIREIAKLASAFQILVFILINVTIVAFRKGKADYDPSFESPLYPWTQVFGVLGGLVLITQMGGTAILGAVVITVGSAVWYAAYARPRVQREGAATDVVRRRVGEDVLAETEDAMTGETYEVLVALTSEVSREREAALLRMAADVVRPHDGRVVVVWFEEVPDQAPLETATETQSPAEVRFEEQTDDLAVDLDVDVDVGEIVSHDTKHAIVNFAEHRRVDTVLAEHERLRLRSRLVGDPIDWVVRHAPCDVLLVHDEGYDRPELIELVGDGGPFDPDQVAVTEAIATQNGSEVCLGYPETDDSPAQRERTIEEYRERLAELLSVPVRTPSDPATDGGSDRPDLRIRRGADHRLRGALFDREQTRPPTCTEITVYSHESAQPGLVRRFFERVVF comes from the coding sequence ATGAAGTCGCTGGAACGCGACCTGGGCCTCCCCACGGTACTCGCGATCAGCATCGGCGCGATGATCGGGAGCGGTATCTTCATCCTCCCGGCGCTGGCGCTGGAGACCGCGGGGCCGTCGGTCGTGCTCGCGTACCTGCTGGCGGGCGTGCTCGTGCTGCCGGCCGCCCTCTCGAAGTCGGAGATGGCGACGGCGATGCCCGAGGCCGGCGGGACGTACATCTACATCGAGCGCGGGATGGGGCCGCTGCTCGGAACGATCGCCGGCGTCGGGACGTGGTTCTCCCTGGCGTTCAAGGGCGGGTTGGCCCTGGTCGGTGGCGTCCCCTACTTGCTGATCGCCTTCGACCTGCCGGTCAAGCCCGTCGCGCTCGCGCTCGCGGCCCTGCTCATTCTCGTCAACCTCTTCGGGGCGAAACAGACCGGCCGCCTGCAGGTCGTCATCGTGACGATCATGCTCGCGGCGCTGTCGTGGTTCGTCCTCGGGAGCGCGCCGAGCGTCCAGCAGGCGAACTTCGAGCCGTTCTTGACGGACGGCGCGGGCGGGCTGCTGGCCGCGACCGGGCTCGTGTTCGTCTCCTACGCCGGCGTGACGAAGGTCGCCAGTATCGCCGAGGAGGTCGAGAACCCGGACCGGAACATCCCGCTGGGCATCCTGGGGTCGCTCGGGTTCACGACGCTGTTGTACGTGCTGATCGTCGCGATCATGGTCGGCGTCACCGACGCGGGCGTGGTCGCCGACTCGAACGTTCCCGTGGCCGACGCCGCCCGGGTAACGGTCGGCACGCTCGGCGTCGGCGCGGTCGTCGTCGCGGCCGTCCTCGCCCTGGTTTCGACGGCCAACGCCGGCATCCTCTCCTCGTCGCGATACCCCTTCGCGATGGCGCGCGACGGCCTGGTCCCCGAGTCGCTGGCCGCCGTCAGCGAGCGCTTCGGGACGCCCGCGACCTCGATCACGCTCACCGGCGCGGTGTTGCTCGCGCTGATCGCCTTCGTCCCGATCCGCGAGATCGCCAAGCTCGCCAGCGCCTTCCAGATCCTCGTGTTCATCCTGATCAACGTCACCATCGTCGCCTTCCGCAAGGGAAAGGCCGACTACGACCCCAGCTTCGAGTCGCCGCTGTACCCGTGGACGCAGGTGTTCGGCGTCCTCGGTGGGCTCGTGCTCATCACGCAGATGGGAGGAACGGCGATCCTGGGCGCGGTCGTCATCACGGTCGGGAGCGCCGTGTGGTACGCCGCCTACGCCCGCCCGCGGGTCCAGCGCGAGGGCGCGGCGACGGACGTGGTCCGCCGCCGGGTCGGCGAGGACGTCCTCGCCGAGACCGAGGACGCCATGACCGGCGAGACCTACGAGGTCCTCGTCGCGCTCACCTCGGAGGTGTCTCGCGAGCGCGAGGCGGCACTGTTGCGGATGGCCGCCGACGTCGTCCGGCCTCACGACGGTCGGGTCGTCGTCGTCTGGTTCGAGGAGGTGCCCGACCAGGCGCCCCTGGAGACCGCGACCGAGACCCAATCGCCCGCGGAGGTCCGCTTCGAGGAGCAGACCGACGACCTCGCGGTCGACCTCGACGTCGACGTCGACGTGGGCGAGATCGTCAGCCACGACACGAAACACGCGATCGTCAACTTCGCCGAGCACCGCCGCGTCGACACGGTCCTCGCAGAGCACGAGCGGCTCCGCTTGCGGTCGCGCCTCGTCGGCGACCCCATCGACTGGGTGGTTCGCCACGCCCCCTGTGACGTGTTGCTCGTCCACGACGAGGGGTACGACCGGCCCGAACTGATCGAACTCGTCGGCGACGGGGGGCCGTTCGACCCCGACCAGGTCGCCGTCACCGAAGCGATCGCGACCCAGAACGGCAGCGAGGTGTGTCTCGGCTACCCCGAGACCGACGACAGCCCCGCGCAGCGCGAGCGGACCATCGAGGAGTACCGCGAGCGGCTGGCCGAACTGCTGTCGGTCCCGGTCCGGACGCCCTCCGACCCGGCCACCGACGGCGGCTCCGACCGGCCCGACCTCAGGATCCGGCGGGGCGCCGACCACCGGCTCCGGGGCGCGCTGTTCGACCGCGAGCAGACCCGGCCGCCGACCTGCACGGAGATAACGGTGTACTCCCACGAGTCGGCACAGCCCGGACTCGTCCGTCGGTTCTTCGAACGGGTCGTCTTCTGA
- a CDS encoding PAS domain-containing protein, with protein sequence MLSAPLVGGPILGAVAVAFGWYAWRLRGVRGRPGGTGLVGIAALLAVVTAAASLVIGLGLPASALSPLTQIAVFGGAVCWATFVIAYTGREGGGRTVLALTLVFPVVGLFGALVRLTPVLPLTESVETVGPVYILLTSVPSAASWGILIGLSLLVVWDSTRYSSFGRSRGLALALVGLSVVGLPLVTSALELADTITIETGTVVSQTVILAALAVAVAVGRPYRSLPIAEAIGRAAIVSNLNDAVAVVDGDARIVDMNRSAEQVFEQSLEEVVREPLSALVDDDLLGPDGLPTESTIPFEGPAGKRYFDVSVSRVRRDGDVDAGYAVALRDVTDERIRGQRLEVLQRVLRHNVRNDMTAVYAMADVVADGGDEEVAERLRETADSLVDVSERARAVEESMCLEPATDATADVGSLASDVAAMLGEQGHDLSVATGGDTEVSRSPKLVASICEHLLSYATGNATGPVAVTVERDGCYVDVTAESDDRLLLEQDATAVTNGGETPLEHANDLDVWAVSWGAERLGGELLADYERGRCVGIRIPVE encoded by the coding sequence ATGCTTTCGGCGCCGCTGGTGGGTGGGCCGATACTGGGCGCCGTGGCCGTCGCGTTCGGGTGGTACGCGTGGCGGTTGCGGGGGGTGCGCGGCCGGCCGGGGGGGACCGGGCTGGTCGGGATAGCGGCGTTGCTCGCGGTCGTGACCGCGGCCGCGTCGCTGGTGATCGGGCTCGGACTACCCGCGTCGGCGCTCTCCCCGCTGACGCAGATCGCCGTCTTCGGCGGGGCGGTGTGCTGGGCGACGTTCGTCATCGCCTACACGGGACGTGAGGGCGGCGGCCGAACGGTCTTGGCCCTCACGCTGGTATTCCCGGTGGTCGGGCTGTTCGGCGCGCTGGTGCGGCTCACGCCGGTGTTGCCGCTGACCGAGTCGGTCGAGACGGTGGGGCCGGTGTACATCCTCCTCACCTCCGTCCCGAGCGCGGCGTCGTGGGGGATCCTGATCGGACTGTCGCTGCTGGTCGTCTGGGACTCGACGCGGTACAGCTCGTTCGGGCGGTCCCGTGGCCTCGCGCTGGCGCTCGTGGGTCTCTCGGTCGTCGGCCTGCCGTTGGTCACCTCGGCGCTGGAACTCGCGGACACGATCACTATCGAGACGGGGACGGTGGTCTCCCAGACGGTGATCCTCGCGGCGCTGGCGGTCGCCGTGGCGGTCGGGCGACCCTATCGGTCGCTGCCCATCGCGGAGGCGATCGGCCGCGCGGCGATCGTCTCGAACCTCAACGACGCGGTCGCCGTCGTCGACGGCGACGCGCGGATCGTCGACATGAACCGGTCGGCCGAACAGGTGTTCGAGCAGTCGCTCGAGGAGGTGGTCCGCGAGCCGCTGTCGGCGCTGGTCGACGACGACCTGCTGGGGCCCGACGGACTGCCGACCGAGTCGACGATCCCCTTCGAGGGACCGGCCGGGAAGCGCTACTTCGACGTGTCGGTCTCGCGGGTGCGCCGCGACGGGGACGTCGATGCGGGCTACGCGGTGGCGCTGCGGGACGTGACCGACGAGCGCATCCGCGGCCAGCGCCTGGAGGTCCTCCAGCGGGTGCTCCGACACAACGTGCGCAACGACATGACGGCGGTGTACGCGATGGCCGACGTCGTCGCCGACGGCGGCGACGAGGAGGTCGCCGAGCGGCTCCGCGAGACGGCCGACTCGCTGGTCGACGTGAGCGAGCGGGCCCGTGCCGTCGAGGAGAGCATGTGTCTGGAGCCGGCCACCGACGCGACGGCCGACGTGGGGTCGCTCGCGTCCGACGTCGCAGCCATGCTCGGCGAGCAGGGCCACGACCTGTCGGTCGCGACCGGCGGCGACACCGAGGTCAGTCGGTCGCCGAAGCTGGTCGCGTCGATCTGCGAACACCTGCTGTCGTACGCGACCGGCAACGCGACGGGGCCGGTCGCCGTGACCGTCGAGCGCGACGGCTGTTACGTCGACGTGACCGCCGAGAGCGACGACCGACTCCTCCTCGAACAGGACGCGACGGCGGTCACGAACGGCGGGGAGACGCCGCTCGAACACGCCAACGACCTGGACGTCTGGGCGGTCTCGTGGGGCGCCGAGCGGCTGGGCGGCGAACTGCTGGCCGACTACGAGCGCGGCCGGTGCGTCGGGATCCGGATCCCGGTGGAGTGA
- a CDS encoding ATP-binding protein produces the protein MSDPELAVVEFVLTAQAYSDNRDLDADDLPPDYRAVFWSDGEIERPLSATTTTAREATDVDRPWEAISGLMFTDRDDFSGTISFTDEDMAEEWFLDRVDADRLHDNPVLASVYEAAVDGADYEHARAENRPVRADRVWIDNLLEEYFDEDDEDEQEMLDLVDIRAPEEVEMTMDDLVLTADQEGEIHKIVKAIEHRDYLAQIGLREIGKLLFVGPPGTGKTSVARALASELDLPFVEVKLSMITSQYLGETAKNVEKVFEVATRLSPCILFMDEFDFVAKTRASDEHAAIKRAVNTLLKSIDEVSLIEHEVLLIGATNHPDQLDAAAWRRFDEIVNFPKPDDQMRADILQVVTREMEIDDFDPLEVARQTEGLTGSDLRLVLREAVLDALTEERTTLTQQDLMDAVADFEERDNLKNMDMIEGDHDALVAGGDISGTNDAASDGGHSHDHDHSHDD, from the coding sequence ATGAGCGATCCGGAGCTTGCAGTCGTGGAGTTCGTGCTGACGGCGCAGGCCTACAGCGACAACCGCGACCTCGACGCCGACGATCTACCGCCCGACTATCGGGCGGTCTTCTGGAGCGACGGGGAGATCGAGCGCCCGCTCTCGGCGACGACGACGACCGCCCGAGAGGCGACCGACGTGGACCGGCCCTGGGAGGCGATCTCCGGGCTGATGTTCACCGACCGGGACGACTTCTCGGGCACGATCTCCTTCACCGACGAGGACATGGCCGAGGAGTGGTTCCTCGACCGGGTCGACGCCGACCGCCTCCACGACAACCCCGTCCTCGCGAGCGTCTACGAGGCGGCGGTCGACGGCGCGGACTACGAGCACGCCCGCGCCGAGAACCGCCCGGTGCGAGCCGATCGGGTCTGGATCGACAACCTCCTCGAAGAGTACTTCGACGAGGACGACGAGGACGAGCAGGAGATGCTCGACCTGGTCGACATCCGCGCCCCCGAAGAGGTCGAGATGACCATGGACGACCTCGTGCTCACCGCCGACCAGGAAGGGGAGATCCACAAGATCGTCAAGGCCATCGAACACCGCGACTACCTCGCCCAGATCGGCCTGCGCGAGATCGGGAAACTGCTGTTCGTCGGCCCGCCGGGCACCGGAAAGACCTCCGTCGCCCGCGCGCTCGCGAGCGAACTCGACCTCCCGTTCGTCGAGGTGAAGCTGTCGATGATCACCTCCCAGTACCTCGGCGAGACCGCCAAGAACGTCGAGAAGGTGTTCGAAGTCGCCACCCGCCTCTCGCCGTGTATCCTCTTCATGGACGAGTTCGACTTCGTCGCGAAGACCCGCGCCAGCGACGAACACGCCGCCATCAAGCGCGCCGTCAACACCCTGCTCAAGAGCATCGACGAAGTGAGCCTCATCGAACACGAGGTCCTGCTCATCGGCGCGACAAACCACCCCGACCAGCTCGACGCCGCCGCGTGGCGCCGCTTCGACGAGATCGTCAACTTCCCCAAGCCGGACGACCAGATGCGCGCCGACATCTTGCAGGTCGTCACCCGCGAGATGGAGATCGACGACTTCGATCCGCTCGAGGTCGCCCGCCAGACCGAGGGGCTGACCGGGTCGGACCTCCGACTCGTCCTGCGGGAGGCGGTACTCGACGCGCTGACCGAGGAGCGGACGACGCTCACCCAGCAGGATCTGATGGACGCCGTCGCCGACTTCGAGGAGCGGGACAACCTGAAAAATATGGACATGATCGAGGGCGACCACGACGCCCTCGTGGCGGGGGGCGACATCTCCGGGACGAACGACGCCGCCTCCGACGGCGGCCACTCACACGACCACGACCACAGCCACGACGACTGA
- a CDS encoding thiolase family protein, with amino-acid sequence MSDATPVVVQARRTPQGKEDGAFADVRSEDLSVPLVNEMLADTGVASEQVDDLLWGCAQQRDEQGNNVARVVALLSDLGESVPAATINRWCASSAEAIMRAADAVAAGQRDCVIAGGVESMSRVELGQNTHNVHPRLAELYNIGELQMGMTAEKVAEEYDVSREDQDEFALRSHQRAGEATDSGRFDDEIVPVETEEGTVSEDEGIRRDTSLETLSGLPTVFKSDGTITPGNASQISDGASGTMITSRAFADDHDLDVLAEVGNHMVAGVDPTIMGVGPVPAVRKLCERTGRDTDDYDLVELNEAFASQALYCQRELGFDDDIYNVNGGAIAIGHPLGASGARLPVTLIHEMNERDADLGLATECVGFGQGAAIEFSLP; translated from the coding sequence ATGAGTGACGCGACACCGGTCGTCGTGCAGGCGCGACGGACACCACAGGGCAAGGAGGACGGTGCCTTCGCGGACGTGCGCAGCGAGGACCTGTCGGTCCCGCTGGTGAACGAGATGCTCGCCGACACGGGCGTGGCGAGCGAGCAGGTCGACGACCTGCTGTGGGGCTGCGCCCAGCAGCGGGACGAACAGGGCAACAACGTGGCTCGGGTGGTGGCCCTCCTCTCGGATCTCGGCGAGTCGGTCCCCGCGGCGACGATCAACCGCTGGTGTGCCTCCTCGGCGGAGGCGATCATGCGCGCCGCCGACGCCGTCGCGGCCGGGCAACGCGACTGCGTCATCGCCGGCGGGGTGGAGTCGATGTCCCGCGTCGAACTCGGTCAGAACACCCACAACGTCCACCCGCGGCTCGCCGAACTGTACAACATCGGCGAGCTACAGATGGGGATGACCGCCGAGAAGGTCGCCGAGGAGTACGACGTCTCGCGGGAAGACCAGGACGAGTTCGCGCTGCGCAGCCACCAGCGCGCCGGCGAGGCCACCGACTCGGGTCGATTCGACGACGAGATCGTCCCGGTCGAGACCGAGGAGGGCACCGTCTCCGAGGACGAGGGCATCCGCCGGGACACCTCCCTCGAGACCCTCTCGGGACTGCCCACCGTCTTCAAGAGCGACGGGACGATCACGCCGGGCAACGCCTCCCAGATTTCCGACGGCGCCTCGGGGACGATGATCACCTCCCGCGCGTTCGCCGACGACCACGACCTAGACGTGCTCGCCGAGGTGGGGAATCACATGGTCGCGGGCGTCGACCCGACGATCATGGGCGTCGGGCCCGTCCCGGCGGTCCGCAAGCTCTGCGAGCGGACCGGCCGCGACACCGACGACTACGACCTGGTCGAACTCAACGAGGCGTTCGCGAGCCAGGCGCTGTACTGCCAGCGCGAGCTCGGCTTCGACGACGACATCTACAACGTCAACGGCGGCGCCATCGCCATCGGCCACCCGCTCGGCGCCTCCGGTGCCCGACTCCCGGTGACGCTGATCCACGAGATGAACGAGCGCGACGCCGACCTGGGACTGGCGACCGAGTGCGTCGGCTTCGGTCAGGGCGCGGCGATCGAGTTCTCGCTGCCGTAG
- a CDS encoding formate/nitrite transporter family protein: MADADPESPTSRKTESEESVPETGEVVPGRFSSDEVFQRIVADADHEITSGFRELFFSGVAGGFAITITFLLYASLSASTESPVLAVLLYPLGFVYIIIGGYQLYTENTLPPVALTLERLASLPALVRHWLIVLAGNFAGGAVGAVVLAYGGVFEPAAAEYALGLAQNGVETPVTALFFKAAFAGLIVAGVVWMDFAARDTISRIAVVYMAFLAIPLGNLFHVVVSFTEVVYTMLAGDLALVVGLTEFVIPVLLGNTLGGILLVTVVNYYQTSERRLEIEQFENVRRLSVREMLLGNLAGRSYVPLVDTLEEFVRDPDSYRILVPIANPRTETRLVEFACALASTREKGTVHALHIVQAPSNRPLDDGDRTRITRESERLMADLEQQVDREDVAFETSTIVSSRSFEEVFDRARRTRPDLALMGWGQGRLWNAARAERPLDELTNRLPCDFLVVKDRGLDCSRVLLPTAGGPDSDLSAEVARALRTDAGAEVSLLHVVDGPDEREAGQRFLERWGAAHDLGDAAAIVDDSGDIEAAIEAAADDHTMVLLGATERGMISRLVTDSLHLDVVNDVDASVLFAERPTDRPLVDRLFGSGRRDKSGEGSDR; the protein is encoded by the coding sequence ATGGCCGACGCCGACCCCGAGTCGCCGACGAGCCGCAAGACGGAGTCCGAGGAGAGCGTCCCCGAGACGGGCGAGGTCGTGCCCGGTCGGTTCTCCTCGGACGAAGTGTTCCAGCGGATCGTCGCCGACGCCGACCACGAGATCACGTCCGGCTTCCGCGAGCTGTTCTTCAGCGGCGTCGCCGGTGGGTTCGCGATCACGATCACCTTCCTGTTGTACGCCTCGCTGTCGGCGTCGACCGAGTCGCCGGTGCTGGCCGTGTTGCTCTACCCGCTCGGATTCGTCTACATCATCATCGGCGGCTACCAGCTCTACACCGAGAACACGCTGCCGCCGGTCGCGCTGACCCTTGAGCGGCTGGCCAGCCTCCCGGCGCTGGTGCGCCACTGGCTGATCGTCCTCGCGGGCAACTTCGCCGGCGGCGCCGTCGGCGCGGTCGTGCTCGCCTACGGCGGCGTCTTCGAGCCGGCCGCCGCGGAGTACGCCCTCGGACTCGCACAGAACGGCGTCGAGACGCCGGTCACCGCCCTCTTTTTCAAGGCCGCCTTCGCCGGGCTGATCGTCGCCGGCGTCGTCTGGATGGACTTCGCAGCTCGGGACACCATCTCCCGGATCGCCGTCGTCTACATGGCGTTTTTGGCGATCCCGCTGGGCAACCTCTTCCACGTCGTCGTCTCCTTCACCGAGGTGGTGTACACGATGCTGGCCGGCGACCTCGCGCTGGTCGTCGGGCTCACCGAGTTCGTGATCCCCGTCCTGCTGGGCAACACGCTGGGCGGCATCCTGCTGGTCACGGTCGTCAACTACTACCAGACCAGCGAGCGCCGCCTGGAGATCGAGCAGTTCGAGAACGTCCGACGGCTGTCGGTCCGGGAGATGCTGCTGGGCAACCTCGCCGGGCGGTCGTACGTGCCGCTGGTCGACACGCTGGAGGAGTTCGTCCGCGACCCCGACTCCTACCGGATCCTCGTCCCGATCGCGAACCCGCGGACCGAGACCCGGCTGGTCGAGTTCGCCTGTGCACTGGCGAGCACGCGCGAGAAAGGCACCGTCCACGCGCTCCACATCGTCCAGGCACCGTCGAATCGTCCGCTCGACGACGGCGACCGCACCCGGATCACCCGGGAGTCCGAGCGGCTCATGGCGGATCTGGAACAGCAGGTCGACCGCGAGGACGTGGCCTTCGAGACGTCGACCATCGTCTCCTCGCGGTCGTTCGAGGAGGTGTTCGACCGGGCGCGGCGCACCCGCCCGGACCTGGCGTTGATGGGCTGGGGACAGGGTCGCCTGTGGAACGCCGCCCGCGCCGAGCGCCCGCTGGACGAGCTGACCAACCGCCTGCCCTGTGACTTCCTCGTCGTCAAGGACCGCGGACTGGACTGCTCGCGGGTGTTGCTGCCCACCGCGGGCGGCCCGGACTCGGACCTCAGCGCCGAGGTCGCACGCGCCCTCCGGACGGACGCCGGGGCCGAGGTGTCGCTACTGCACGTCGTCGACGGCCCCGACGAACGCGAGGCGGGCCAGCGGTTCCTCGAGCGGTGGGGCGCGGCGCACGACCTGGGCGACGCGGCCGCGATCGTCGACGACTCCGGGGACATCGAGGCGGCGATCGAGGCGGCGGCCGACGACCACACGATGGTGTTGCTCGGGGCGACCGAGCGGGGGATGATCTCGCGGCTCGTCACCGACTCGCTGCATCTCGACGTGGTCAACGACGTCGACGCGTCCGTGCTGTTCGCCGAACGACCCACCGACCGGCCGCTGGTCGACCGGCTGTTCGGGAGCGGGCGACGGGACAAGAGCGGCGAAGGGTCGGACAGGTGA
- a CDS encoding cation:proton antiporter domain-containing protein: MAESTLLLLVAGVIAVGVLAQILADRLQVPAIVFYIVAGLVLGQPGLEVITRETFGGALSTVVGFAVAIIVFEGAFHLKVERIRTAPKAALRLVTVGAVVALAGTAVAVRLVFGVSWNLSLVIGSLLVATGPTVVTPILSIVPVRDRVATALEFEGIVNDVTAAILAVVFFQTVLPETAGNDIVRGFVVRLGVGLLFGVVVAGAVYYLLRYVDLSPGDAPRNARLLVLAGALVAFAAANFEATEAGVAAAATAGFLLGNADVPYEAEIEAFKGDLTLLVLAFVFIGLAALLDPAALAEVGLGGLVVVAAIALVIRPVLVFLSTAGDRFTRQERTFMSLVGPRGIIPASVATLFAVQFQEAGLVREANVLLGTVFLAILLTAVFEGGLARYVARYLNVIPMRVIIVGGGRVGRSLAERLENRGENVVIVEQDESVAESVRNAGYTAIIGDGTDTELLREAGADNAKTVVAATGDDDANLLVAQLSSSKFDVENVIARANDPDNVDAFEDLGVRTISSSMATAWAIDNQIERPAITHWMTDVGRSGDVQEVEVTSEEVAGKPVSEIGPMLPAACLIALVSEGKHDDAEVPTADHVVELGDRITLLGRRESVQDGMKFVNPD, encoded by the coding sequence ATGGCCGAGAGTACGCTGCTCCTGCTGGTTGCCGGTGTCATCGCCGTCGGGGTGCTGGCCCAGATCCTGGCCGACCGTCTTCAGGTGCCGGCCATCGTCTTCTACATCGTCGCCGGGCTGGTGCTGGGCCAGCCGGGGCTGGAGGTCATCACGCGGGAGACGTTCGGCGGCGCCCTCTCGACGGTCGTCGGGTTCGCCGTCGCGATCATCGTCTTCGAAGGCGCCTTTCACCTGAAGGTCGAACGCATCCGGACGGCGCCGAAGGCCGCGTTGCGGCTGGTCACCGTCGGCGCGGTCGTCGCGCTGGCCGGGACCGCCGTGGCCGTGCGGCTGGTCTTCGGCGTGAGCTGGAACCTCTCGCTGGTGATCGGGTCCCTGCTGGTCGCGACCGGGCCGACCGTCGTCACGCCGATCCTCAGTATCGTCCCGGTGCGCGACCGGGTGGCGACTGCCCTGGAGTTCGAGGGTATCGTCAACGACGTGACCGCGGCCATCCTCGCCGTCGTCTTCTTCCAGACGGTCCTCCCGGAGACGGCCGGCAACGACATCGTCCGGGGGTTCGTCGTCCGACTCGGGGTCGGACTGCTGTTCGGCGTCGTCGTCGCGGGCGCCGTCTACTACCTGCTGCGGTACGTCGACCTCTCGCCGGGCGACGCGCCGCGCAACGCCCGCCTGCTCGTGCTCGCTGGCGCGCTAGTCGCGTTCGCCGCCGCGAACTTCGAGGCGACCGAGGCCGGCGTCGCCGCGGCCGCGACCGCGGGGTTCCTGCTCGGCAACGCCGACGTGCCCTACGAGGCGGAGATCGAGGCGTTCAAAGGCGACCTGACGCTGCTGGTTCTGGCGTTCGTCTTCATCGGGCTCGCGGCGCTGCTCGACCCCGCGGCGCTGGCCGAGGTCGGTCTCGGCGGGCTGGTCGTCGTGGCCGCGATCGCGCTGGTGATCCGCCCGGTACTCGTGTTTCTGTCGACCGCCGGCGACCGGTTCACCCGCCAGGAGCGGACGTTCATGAGCCTGGTCGGCCCGCGGGGGATCATCCCGGCGTCGGTCGCGACACTCTTCGCGGTCCAGTTCCAGGAGGCCGGGCTCGTCCGGGAGGCGAACGTCCTCCTGGGGACGGTCTTTCTCGCGATCTTGCTGACGGCCGTCTTCGAGGGCGGCCTCGCGCGCTACGTCGCGCGCTACCTGAACGTCATACCCATGAGAGTCATCATCGTCGGCGGCGGCCGGGTCGGCCGGTCGCTCGCCGAACGGCTGGAGAACCGGGGCGAGAACGTCGTCATCGTCGAGCAGGACGAGTCAGTCGCAGAGTCGGTCCGCAACGCCGGATACACCGCTATCATCGGCGACGGCACCGACACCGAACTCCTCCGGGAGGCCGGCGCGGACAACGCCAAGACGGTCGTCGCCGCGACCGGCGACGACGACGCGAACCTGCTGGTCGCGCAGCTGTCGAGCTCGAAGTTCGACGTCGAGAACGTCATCGCGCGGGCGAACGATCCCGACAACGTCGACGCCTTCGAGGACCTCGGGGTGCGCACTATCTCCTCGTCGATGGCCACGGCCTGGGCCATCGACAACCAGATCGAACGCCCCGCTATCACCCACTGGATGACCGACGTGGGCCGCTCGGGCGACGTCCAGGAGGTCGAGGTCACGAGCGAGGAGGTCGCGGGCAAACCGGTCAGCGAGATCGGCCCGATGCTCCCCGCGGCCTGTCTGATCGCACTGGTCAGCGAGGGCAAGCACGACGACGCCGAGGTACCCACCGCCGACCACGTGGTCGAACTCGGCGACCGCATCACCCTCCTCGGGCGTCGCGAGTCGGTGCAGGACGGCATGAAGTTCGTCAACCCGGACTGA